The following proteins are encoded in a genomic region of Maylandia zebra isolate NMK-2024a linkage group LG1, Mzebra_GT3a, whole genome shotgun sequence:
- the LOC101463913 gene encoding coiled-coil domain-containing protein 42 like-2-like — translation MSSRPRSQKQFSQNTCGLGEKKKTHDQSVVLCEMLKGERQLAGLKAKDEEGTQELKSLKDQTKELQDDINKIQERFHEAFVEDEDADDALEEAKADSKEFIQKEAELERLKKEYAELMERREELQHQVQRHSMYKHFMERVLKITKFGDTEALADYTESLLHFQDQFYQKEMKLQDEVDQQKKALLTLQDQHNLVVMQKNSLLSQLQTELEKTQAEALTWEQKWNHIQETAAKKTLQLGKIKMAILNLYEMTAGAIGEKEGVDMNDTETQLNKLQVFSEDENDIVKQYEARLHAASDGKKPNKDKGNTKPRKK, via the exons ATGTCTTCAAGGCCCAGAAGCCAGAAGCAGTTTTCACA GAACACGTGTGGTTtgggggaaaagaagaaaacccATGATCAGAGTGTTGTCCTGTGTGAAATGCTGAAGGGAGAAAGACAGCTCGCAGGGCTTAAAGCCAAGGATGAGGAAGGCACACAG GAGCTAAAAAGTTTGAAGGACCAGACAAAGGAGCTGCAGGATGACATTAATAAAATACAGGAGCGCTTTCATGAAGCCTTTGTTGAG gatgaagatgctgatGATGCGCTGGAGGAAGCGAAGGCAGACAGCAAAGAGTTCATTCAAAAGGAGGCAGAGTTAGAGAGATTAAAGAAAGAGTATGCTGAACTgatggagaggagagaggagctACAGCATCAAGTTCAGAGGCACTCAATGTACAAGCACTTCATGGAGCGTGTGCTTAAAATAACAAAG TTTGGGGATACTGAGGCTCTCGCAGACTACACAGAGAGTCTGCTCCATTTTCAAGATCAGTTCTACCAGAAGGAGATGAAGTTGCAGGATGAGGTCGACCAGCAGAAGAAAGCACTGTTAACCCTGCAGGACCAGCACAACTTGGTGGTAATGCAGAAAAACAGTCTGCTGTCTCAGCTCCAGACCGAGCTAGAGAAGACTCAGGCCGAAGCTCTCACATGG GAACAAAAGTGGAACCACAttcaggaaacagctgcaaagaagACACTACAACTGGGAAAGATTAAGATGGCGATCCTAAACCTCTATGAAATGACAGCAGGTGCCATAGGAGAAAAGGAAGGAGTTGATATGAATGACACAGAGACGCAGCTGAACAAG CTGCAGGTGTTCTCTGAGGATGAAAATGACATAGTGAAACAATATGAAGCCAGACTTCATGCAGCCAGTGATGGAAAGAAGCCAAACAAGGACAAAGGGAACACAAAACCCAGAAAAAAATGA